One stretch of Prionailurus viverrinus isolate Anna chromosome C1, UM_Priviv_1.0, whole genome shotgun sequence DNA includes these proteins:
- the TMEM61 gene encoding transmembrane protein 61, with the protein MASSETCDVSRAASTLHYCMTVSGTVLLVAGTLCFAWWSEGEAGAQPGQPAPPTGHPVPQAPSPLLRSVSFLCCGAGGLLLLFGLLWSIKASTRGPPRWDPYHLSRDLYYLTVEPSEKESYRIPKAVGIPTYEEAVGWPLAEGPPTPPAEGPPTTPAYPAEESPKDCASRDALRGTQPPLPPPSYESIISAVNGLSGETVPATACSCPGPAQTTVGGGTLQSWRQMSF; encoded by the exons ATGGCTTCATCTGAG ACGTGTGACGTGAGCCGAGCGGCCTCCACGCTCCATTACTGCATGACGGTCAGCGGCACGGTGCTTCTGGTAGCTGGGACACTCTGCTTTGCTTGGTGGAGTGAAGGAGAAGCAGGTGCTCAGCCCGGCCAGCCGGCCCCTCCCACGGGGCATCCGGTGCCTCAGGCCCCCAGTCCCCTGCTCAGGTCCGTCAGCTTCTTGTGCTGCGGTGCAGGCGGGCTGCTACTACTCTTCGGCTTGCTGTGGTCCATCAAGGCCAGCACCCGGGGGCCTCCCCGATGGGACCCATATCACCTCTCCAGAGACCTGTACTACCTCACTGTGGAGCCCTCGGAGAAGGAGAGCTACAG GATCCCAAAGGCGGTTGGCATCCCCACTTACGAGGAGGCCGTGGGCTGGCCACTTGCCGAGGGGCCCCCGACGCCACCTGCCGAGGGGCCCCCGACAACCCCTGCGTACCCCGCGGAAGAAAGCCCGAAGGACTGTGCCTCCAGGGATGCCCTGCGTGGGACCCAGCCCCCCTTGCCACCGCCCAGCTACGAGAGCATCATCAGTGCTGTCAACGGCCTCTCTGGAGAGACAGTCCCCGCCACCGCGTGCTCCTGCCCAGGCCCGGCTCAGACGACAGTGGGGGGAGGCACACTCCAAAGCTGGAGACAGATGAGCTTCTAG